In Xyrauchen texanus isolate HMW12.3.18 chromosome 27, RBS_HiC_50CHRs, whole genome shotgun sequence, one genomic interval encodes:
- the ifrd2 gene encoding interferon-related developmental regulator 2 isoform X2 — protein sequence MPRSKKGKRGGTGSSKGRNGGRGESGLSDDDVASEVLSHYSSASESASVFEEGTGEVVEEQTAQEETEDKLKQCIDNLMDKSAKTRLAALESLRLAFSSRVLYDFLLDRRFTISDCLERSLRKGGGEEQAAAATVCALLCVQLGAGVEGEEGFKILRPILSSILIDSCVSLSARQSCARALGLCCYVSASEDSEDLVKSLGHLESVFVGAYPLGDGTLPSVKAGTPALHSAALKAWALLCTLCPASCINSILNHHLPRLHACLESSEVNFRIAVGETIALLYELGRDIDQEFEYEDCDALCNSLKSLATDGNKHRAKNDRRKQRSIFREVLHYIENDDFTEEKIKFGIETIYIDGWMRHRIYDAFKEVLESGVRHQLQFNSLLRDIFGLGPPLILDASVKANRISRTERHLFNSAAFKARTKLRNKVRDKRADVM from the exons GGAGGAATGGGGGGAGAGGGGAGTCTGGCTTGAGTGATGATGATGTAGCCTCTGAGGTGCTCAGTCACTACAGCAGTGCCAGCGAGAGTGCATCAGTCTTTGAGGAGGGCACAG GTGAGGTAGTGGAAGAACAGACTGCTCAGGAAGAAACGGAAGATAAACTGAAGCAATGCATTGACAATCTAATGGACAAAAG TGCTAAGACACGTCTGGCTGCGTTGGAAAGTCTGCGCTTGGCATTTTCCTCCAGAGTCTTGTACGACTTTCTGTTAGATAGACGTTTCACCATCAGTGACTGTTTGGAAAGAAGCTTGAGAAAAG GTGGAGGAGAAGAGCAGGCTGCTGCTGCTACAGTTTGTGCTCTCCTGTGTGTGCAACTCGGGGCCGGAGTCGAAGGCGAGGAGGGCTTCAAGATTCTCCGCCCCATCCTCAGCTCCATCCTGATTGACAGCTGTGTCAGTCTGTCAGCACGACAGAGC TGTGCTCGAGCTCTGGGTTTGTGCTGCTATGTGTCTGCCTCAGAAGATTCAGAG GACCTGGTGAAATCTCTTGGACATTTAGAGAGTGTGTTTGTAGGTGCGTATCCTCTGGGTGATGGCACTCTGCCTTCTGTCAAAGCCGGGACCCCTGCTCTCCACAGTGCTGCCCTGAAGGCTTGGGCACTGCTCTGCACCCTCTGCCCTGCATCTTGTATCAACAGCATTCTTAACCA TCACTTGCCGCGTCTGCATGCATGTTTAGAGAGCAGTGAGGTGAACTTCCGAATTGCTGTGGGGGAGACTATTGCTCTACTCTATGAACTAGGACGTGACATTGATCAG gagTTTGAGTACGAGGACTGTGATGCGTTGTGTAACAGTCTAAAGAGTCTTGCGACTGATGGAAATAAACATCGTGCTAAAAACGACCGCAGGAAACAGCGCTCAATCTTCAGAGAGGTGCTGCATTACATTGAG AATGATGATTTCACCGAGGAAAAGATCAAATTTGGGATTGAGACGATATACATCGATGGGTGGATGCGCCACAGgatatatgatgcctttaaggAGGTGCTTGAGTCTGGAGTCAGACACCAACTACAg tttaatTCATTGCTGAGGGATATTTTTGGTCTGGGCCCACCTCTCATCCTGGATGCCTCTGTCAAAGCCAACAGGATCTCCCGCACAGAGAGG CATCTGTTTAACTCTGCTGCATTCAAAGCTCGGACTAAACTAAGGAACAAAGTGAGGGACAAACGTGCTGATGTGATGTGA
- the ifrd2 gene encoding interferon-related developmental regulator 2 isoform X1, producing MPRSKKGKRGGTGSSKGSLRQEVLQLQLSKTAVPRPGRNGGRGESGLSDDDVASEVLSHYSSASESASVFEEGTGEVVEEQTAQEETEDKLKQCIDNLMDKSAKTRLAALESLRLAFSSRVLYDFLLDRRFTISDCLERSLRKGGGEEQAAAATVCALLCVQLGAGVEGEEGFKILRPILSSILIDSCVSLSARQSCARALGLCCYVSASEDSEDLVKSLGHLESVFVGAYPLGDGTLPSVKAGTPALHSAALKAWALLCTLCPASCINSILNHHLPRLHACLESSEVNFRIAVGETIALLYELGRDIDQEFEYEDCDALCNSLKSLATDGNKHRAKNDRRKQRSIFREVLHYIENDDFTEEKIKFGIETIYIDGWMRHRIYDAFKEVLESGVRHQLQFNSLLRDIFGLGPPLILDASVKANRISRTERHLFNSAAFKARTKLRNKVRDKRADVM from the exons GCTCACTCCGACAGGAAGTTCTTCAGCTGCAGTTGTCAAAGACTGCTGTGCCACGTCCAG GGAGGAATGGGGGGAGAGGGGAGTCTGGCTTGAGTGATGATGATGTAGCCTCTGAGGTGCTCAGTCACTACAGCAGTGCCAGCGAGAGTGCATCAGTCTTTGAGGAGGGCACAG GTGAGGTAGTGGAAGAACAGACTGCTCAGGAAGAAACGGAAGATAAACTGAAGCAATGCATTGACAATCTAATGGACAAAAG TGCTAAGACACGTCTGGCTGCGTTGGAAAGTCTGCGCTTGGCATTTTCCTCCAGAGTCTTGTACGACTTTCTGTTAGATAGACGTTTCACCATCAGTGACTGTTTGGAAAGAAGCTTGAGAAAAG GTGGAGGAGAAGAGCAGGCTGCTGCTGCTACAGTTTGTGCTCTCCTGTGTGTGCAACTCGGGGCCGGAGTCGAAGGCGAGGAGGGCTTCAAGATTCTCCGCCCCATCCTCAGCTCCATCCTGATTGACAGCTGTGTCAGTCTGTCAGCACGACAGAGC TGTGCTCGAGCTCTGGGTTTGTGCTGCTATGTGTCTGCCTCAGAAGATTCAGAG GACCTGGTGAAATCTCTTGGACATTTAGAGAGTGTGTTTGTAGGTGCGTATCCTCTGGGTGATGGCACTCTGCCTTCTGTCAAAGCCGGGACCCCTGCTCTCCACAGTGCTGCCCTGAAGGCTTGGGCACTGCTCTGCACCCTCTGCCCTGCATCTTGTATCAACAGCATTCTTAACCA TCACTTGCCGCGTCTGCATGCATGTTTAGAGAGCAGTGAGGTGAACTTCCGAATTGCTGTGGGGGAGACTATTGCTCTACTCTATGAACTAGGACGTGACATTGATCAG gagTTTGAGTACGAGGACTGTGATGCGTTGTGTAACAGTCTAAAGAGTCTTGCGACTGATGGAAATAAACATCGTGCTAAAAACGACCGCAGGAAACAGCGCTCAATCTTCAGAGAGGTGCTGCATTACATTGAG AATGATGATTTCACCGAGGAAAAGATCAAATTTGGGATTGAGACGATATACATCGATGGGTGGATGCGCCACAGgatatatgatgcctttaaggAGGTGCTTGAGTCTGGAGTCAGACACCAACTACAg tttaatTCATTGCTGAGGGATATTTTTGGTCTGGGCCCACCTCTCATCCTGGATGCCTCTGTCAAAGCCAACAGGATCTCCCGCACAGAGAGG CATCTGTTTAACTCTGCTGCATTCAAAGCTCGGACTAAACTAAGGAACAAAGTGAGGGACAAACGTGCTGATGTGATGTGA